A stretch of the Drosophila sulfurigaster albostrigata strain 15112-1811.04 chromosome 2L, ASM2355843v2, whole genome shotgun sequence genome encodes the following:
- the LOC133835223 gene encoding bromodomain-containing protein 7: MGSSKKHKKNKSERREKYEEYSQHQDPAQLQQRGLKLILKVGSNATPEYTANSPLTALDGHGPPTAAEAMMSAAPSSPAGVPEELQCGELGHRERHKKSKKKKKKKDREKKHKHHKEKRHRSRDRQHRELCSEERQADEHNTSAVSAADDNATRCSPRSQAPASVDPDGSQDGFSFMDDDHDEQSQPLPENILYYAGITTDNSPSNCPVSKPIVPRKLDEILSSPTSSSMGITASASPTKPLPDLLIPSPSGSTAASTPGGAGSLNALTPKALEAPKTPSSSSESGREPRRCVLKLKQQKSPLNKLLEHLLRFLEKRDPHQFFAWPVTDDIAPGYSSTISKPMDFLTMRQKIDDHEYGALTEFSDDFKLICENAMRYNRVDTVYHKAAKRLLQIGMKQLQPENLIRTLKPLSGYIRELTAKELGFEISSNELAGYDAHDSADEGALTGAEEPTQAQLEEEERKRVLRLENAPKTHFEPYVDDLTSEEILAQVQGAAAKAKQRISAKQRAHKMGFLRQHKDGSTTLNLLIRDENEGPEKVVTIGDLVGKLPTGSGQVHGLHTDQRNNVKPVKPMNYGPFASFAPTFDSRFSTLSAEETQLVLRTYGDASSAEYAESILQFTKDSSYGTTIANGLLDILTNGEHSKSLDELYSMQLQSYEQKEIDKCFTNQQKQRQSEPSTSNETSEQIELEYEKYKNTRLDFKRLRTLKDLGIDVGFLDEMETDMKNFELSRRMQEHLSNNLTLIEKLRVIQNERLSQPLPSHLALVQPAGQEETQIAQQLSQQLTDLAKKLPPAAIADQYALRKAMGMSYAGLPPPPASPRVQLPELLQQPVALPQLHPVASSSSSHVPMDIDEPDVHAGGDLENELREFLESGSGMHASNNPVDDNNIVAQLLLN, translated from the exons ATGGGCTCATCCAAGAagcacaaaaagaacaaatctGAGCGGCGCGAAAAATATGAGG AATATAGCCAACATCAAGATCCCGCACAGTTGCAGCAGCGCGGCCTGAAGTTAATACTTAAAGTGGGTTCCAATGCAACGCCCGAGTACACCGCCAATTCGCCGCTCACCGCACTCGATGGCCACGGACCGCCAACAGCCGCTGAGGCAATGATGTCTGCGGCGCCAAGTAGTCCAGCGGGCGTGCCAGAGGAGCTTCAGTGTGGCGAGCTGGGTCATCGCGAGCGTCACAAGAAatccaagaagaagaagaaaaagaaagatcGCGAAAAGAAACATAAACATCACAAGGAGAAACGCCATCGTAGTCGTGATCGACAACACCGTGAACTTTGCTCCGAGGAAAGGCAAGCTGATGAGCACAACACCTCTGCTGTTTCCGCCGCCGACGACAATGCGACACGTTGCAGTCCACGCAGTCAGGCGCCAGCATCAGTGGATCCTGATGGCAGTCAGGATGGTTTTAGCTTTATGGACGATGATCACGATGAGCAGTCACAGCCACTGCCCGAGAACATTTTGTATTACGCTGGTATTACCACCGACAACTCACCCTCCAATTGCCCAGTTAGCAAACCCATTGTACCGCGTAAACTGGACGAGATTCTGAGTTcgccgacgtcgtcgtcgatgGGCATCACAGCTAGCGCCAGTCCAACAAAACCGTTGCCAGAT TTACTAATTCCATCGCCATCGGGCTCAACAGCGGCATCCACGCCGGGTGGTGCCGGCTCTCTAAATGCCTTGACGCCCAAAGCGCTCGAGGCTCCCAAGAcgccgagcagcagcagcgaatcAGGGCGAGAGCCTCGTCGTTGTGTGTTGAAGCTCAAGCAACAAAAGTCGCCGTTGAACAAACTATTGGAGCATCTGCTGCGCTTCCTGGAGAAACGTGATCCGCATCAGTTCTTTGCGTGGCCCGTCACCGATGATATTGCGCCAGGCTATTCATCCACCATCAGCAAGCCCATGGACTTTCTGACTATGCGGCAAAAGATTGATGATCACGAGTACGGCGCACTCACCGAATTCAGCGACGACTTTAAACTGATTTGTGAGAATGCCATGCGCTACAATCGCGTGGACACTGTGTATCATAAGGCAGCCAAGCGACTACTGCAGATTGGCATGAAGCAACTGCAGCCGGAGAATCTGATACGCACACTGAAACCACTTTCCGGCTACATTCGCGAGCTGACCGCCAAGGAGCTGGGCTTTGAAATCAGCAGCAATGAGCTGGCGGGCTACGATGCCCACGATTCGGCGGATGAGGGCGCCTTGACAGGCGCTGAAGAACCAACGCAGGCACAGCTCGAAGAGGAGGAACGTAAGCGTGTGTTACGCTTGGAAAATGCACCTAAAACACACTTTGAGCCGTATGTGGATGATTTGACCAGCGAGGAGATACTCGCCCAAGTGCAGGGCGCCGCAGCGAAGGCCAAACAGCGTATTAGTGCCAAGCAGCGAGCTCACAAGATGGGATTTCTGCGACAACACAAGGATGGCAGCACCACGCTCAATTTGCTCATACGGGATGAGAACGAGGGACCCGAAAAGGTCGTAACTATTGGTGATTTAGTTGGAAAACTACCAACGGGCAGCGGTCAAGTCCATGGTTTGCACACGGATCAGCGGAACAATGTCAAGCCAGTGAAGCCAATGAACTACGGACCATTTGCCAGCTTTGCGCCTACCTTTGATTCGCGTTTCTCTACGCTGAGCGCCGAGGAAACGCAGCTGGTGTTGCGCACCTATGGCGATGCCTCCAGTGCCGAATATGCCGAGAGCATTCTTCAGTTTACTAAGGACTCGAGCTATGGCACCACAATTGCAAATGGTTTGCTGGACATTCTGACGAATGGGGAGCACAGCAAATCACTGGATGAACTCTACAGCATGCAGCTGCAGAGCTACGAACAGAAGGAGATCGACAAGTGCTTCACCAATCAGCAAAAGCAGCGACAAAGCGAACCATCGACCAGCAACGAGACGAGCGAACAAATCGAATTGGAGTATGAAAAGTACAAGAACACACGACTGGACTTTAAGCGCCTGCGTACGCTCAAGGATCTGGGCATTGATGTGGGTTTCCTTGATGAAATGGAAACGGATATGAAAAACTTTGAACTCTCGCGCCGCATGCAGGAACACCTGAGCAATAACTTAACGCTTATCGAGAAGCTGCGGGTGATTCAAAACGAACGATTATCGCAGCCGTTGCCTTCGCACCTAGCGCTGGTTCAGCCAGCTGGCCAGGAAGAGACGCAAATAGCGCAGCAATTGTCACAGCAGCTAACGGACCTGGCCAAGAAGCTGCCACCCGCAGCCATTGCCGATCAATACGCCTTGCGGAAGGCTATGGGCATGTCCTACG CTGGCttgccaccaccaccagcgTCTCCACGCGTACAGCTACctgagctgctgcagcagcccGTTGCACTGCCACAGCTTCATCCTGTGgccagtagcagcagcagccatgtTCCCATGGATATTGATGAACCGGATGTGCACGCTGGCGGCGATTTGGAGAACGAGCTGCGTGAATTCCTCGAAAGCGGCTCTGGTATGCACGCCTCCAATAATCCAGTCGATGACAACAATATCGTCGCGCAGCTTCTCCTTAATTAG
- the LOC133835233 gene encoding uncharacterized protein LOC133835233, with product MTMRLNLDHILRSQLMDKQQFGDHHLARATDKEKSTLRLGAGKSEAYKYLVEKGNVGTRVNSMISSIHQHMKITAPPRKSVPAVPAPIAQIPVEASISKTSAAKKMRRIKGGGGTAVASNKAMPLSRMKARINQQSQQIMRRGYVDLNPTNYTNQRRIREVLVQKTVLENMLLQHKRLQRDRQTIALDIQRMRQDLDKIKNKLDTSMEALKSTRTLYSGFNKGKKGLLPLGLPTNATLAVKSGSKIITKTHSAKSSKIIAKRQHTPSTKKMRARR from the exons ATGACGATGCGACTGAACTTGGATCATATTTTGAGGAGTCAACTGATGGATAAACAACAGTTTGGCGATCATCATTTGGCCAGAGCCACCGACAAGGAGAAGTCCACTCTCAGACTGGGTGCTGGCAAATCGGAGGCGTATAAGTATCTCGTGGAGAAGGGCAATGTGGGCACCCGGGTGAACTCGATGATCTCCAGCATACACCAGCACATGAAGA TTACTGCTCCGCCACGTAAGTCTGTCCCTGCGGTGCCAGCTCCTATTGCTCAGATTCCAGTGGAGGCTTCCATCAGTAAAACATCCGCTGCAAAGAAGATGCGTCGCATCAAAGGCGGCGGCGGCACTGCGGTAGCTAGCAATAAAGCCATGCCACTGTCACGCATGAAGGCGCGCATTAATCAGCAGTCACAGCAGATTATGCGACGCGGATACGTAGATTTGAATCCGACAAATTACACAAATCAGCGACGCATTCGTGAGGTGCTCGTGCAAAAAACTGTGCTAGAAAATATGTTGTTACAGCACAAGAGATTGCAACGCGACAGGCAAACCATTGCTCTGGACATACAGCGAATGCGTCAAGATCTcgacaaaatcaaaaacaaactgGACACATCAATGGAAGCCTTAAAATCGACACGAACTCTCTATAGTGGTTTCAATAAGGGCAAAAAGGGACTATTGCCGCTGGGATTGCCGACGAATGCTACCCTTGCAGTCAAATCGGGCTCAAAAATCATAACGAAAACGCATTCTGCCAAATCGAgtaaaattattgcaaagaGGCAACATACGCCTTCCACAAAGAAGATGCGCGCGCGTcgttaa
- the LOC133835226 gene encoding histone-lysine N-methyltransferase 2D, whose protein sequence is MPRKDLLSCLCSFYCFCSVLIYASCAVHDELSQCELQGVYRQRQSLIESPNYPDNYPPNTCVDFVIRSPYRCPTKFHIQFLDFQLELSENCSRDYLAIGLQQSDDDMDVLCGQVLGIKKYHTPDGILRLRFLSDDSPWTTAGGFRLLITRLACENEDLTARGLDMDVDEDDTVQVNAKLPPKKALHPHHHQQPQQQSTPAPLPGNFSLSPQQAPFVGFPAAYPGYQPINAYPYPGVAYPPYLPARGGSFYLPAAQPAGTLAPPCSNEPQKQQQQQQFQQQLLQQQQLQLQQQQQQQSLQQLQQQLQQQQPQAQVQSQHQQQELPAIAEQYQSSSFQPQGVQLKDYDPQTLQQFGGSVDLCCVSSFTQSHFYLSSPGFPRTVLNALLPGQQRDCVFYLEKNSQNVAGLRILFKFFDFGQPSGGGIYPGQAGAACSGDFIELDGQRYCGCRSGHVHKSFWPEGRKALRLRMGQSGGGTSNGFLLEIFQDQDTESYRPGLQGLPGLAGSTGAGAGALGVNRITGLQGTTGLAGLPGSTGLAGLPGSTGLAGFTGSTGFTGLPGANGFTGLPGTTGLPTGIPLPAGYQPQLGAYQPQLGYQPQLAQQPLYHPQAQAPLWSFNPLLPITPYRQSRQAAWTYARGLDAQQPSRVVETNSTRKEFYYFDADEAFARAALDAAEEVEDNVRATPATTSSTSASVHGVQHKQPVTTKAFEQSSCTFDYMEVLRLSVDTLWLTKPICLAPLRSWFSNIFG, encoded by the coding sequence ATGCCGCGAAAGGATCTTCTGAGCTGTCTATGCAGCTTCTACTGCTTCTGCTCGGTGCTAATCTACGCCAGCTGTGCTGTGCACGACGAGCTGTCGCAGTGTGAACTTCAGGGCGTCTACAGACAACGTCAGAGTCTCATCGAGTCACCGAATTATCCGGATAATTATCCCCCGAATACTTGCGTGGATTTTGTCATACGCTCCCCGTATCGATGTCCCACCAAGTTCCACATTCAGTTCCTCGACTTTCAGCTGGAACTCTCGGAGAATTGCAGTCGCGATTATCTGGCCATTGGCTTGCAGCAGTCGGATGACGATATGGATGTGCTTTGTGGCCAGGTGCTGGGCATCAAGAAGTATCACACGCCCGACGGCATTCTGCGCTTGCGTTTCCTTAGCGACGATTCTCCCTGGACAACTGCGGGCGGTTTCCGTTTGCTAATCACACGCTTGGCCTGCGAGAATGAGGATTTGACTGCACGTGGCCTGGATATGGATGTAGATGAGGATGATACGGTGCAGGTGAATGCCAAGCTGCCACCCAAAAAAGCGCTGCAtccccatcatcatcaacagccgcagcagcagtcgaCGCCCGCTCCGTTGCCAGGCAACTTTAGTTTGTCGCCGCAGCAAGCGCCGTTTGTTGGTTTTCCTGCAGCTTATCCTGGCTATCAACCCATCAACGCTTATCCCTATCCAGGCGTCGCTTATCCGCCTTATCTGCCGGCTCGGGGAGGTAGCTTCTACCTGCCCGCAGCTCAGCCAGCTGGCACTCTAGCCCCGCCTTGTAGCAACGAGCcacagaaacagcagcaacagcaacaattccAACAGCAActattgcagcagcaacagttgcagctacaacaacagcagcagcaacaatccctgcaacaactacaacaacaattgcaacaacagcaacctcAAGCTCAAGTTCAATcccaacaccaacagcaggaACTTCCCGCCATCGCAGAGCAATATCAGAGCTCATCCTTTCAGCCCCAAGGCGTGCAGCTTAAGGACTACGACCCTCAGACGCTGCAACAGTTCGGTGGTTCCGTGGATCTCTGCTGTGTCAGCAGCTTCACCCAGTCGCATTTTTATCTGTCCAGCCCTGGCTTTCCACGCACCGTGCTGAATGCTTTACTTCCGGGACAGCAGCGGGATTGCGTCTTTTATCTGGAGAAGAACTCACAAAATGTTGCTGGTCTGCGTATTCTCTTCAAGTTCTTTGACTTTGGGCAGCCGTCGGGAGGAGGCATCTATCCTGGACAGGCGGGAGCAGCTTGCAGTGGAGACTTTATAGAGCTGGATGGTCAGCGCTACTGTGGTTGTCGGTCGGGACATGTGCACAAATCTTTTTGGCCCGAGGGACGCAAAGCGTTGCGACTGCGCATGGGACAGTCGGGTGGCGGCACTTCTAATGGATTCCTGCTGGAGATCTTCCAGGATCAGGACACGGAAAGCTATCGACCGGGTTTGCAGGGATTGCCAGGCTTGGCGGGATCAACAGGCGCTGGTGCAGGAGCACTGGGTGTGAACAGAATAACAGGTTTGCAGGGAACCACAGGACTCGCAGGATTGCCGGGCTCAACAGGACTCGCCGGATTGCCGGGTTCTACAGGACTCGCAGGCTTCACAGGATCTACAGGATTCACAGGCTTGCCAGGAGCAAATGGTTTTACTGGACTGCCAGGCACAACAGGTTTACCTACAGGAATTCCCTTGCCAGCTGGCTACCAGCCTCAACTCGGCGCTTATCAGCCTCAACTTGGATACCAGCCACAGTTGGCTCAACAGCCTCTCTACCATCCGCAAGCACAGGCTCCTCTCTGGTCCTTCAATCCTCTGCTGCCCATTACCCCTTATCGACAGTCGCGTCAGGCTGCGTGGACGTATGCTCGGGGTCTGGATGCCCAGCAGCCGTCGCGTGTTGTGGAGACGAACTCCACACGCAAGGAATTTTATTACTTCGATGCTGACGAGGCTTTCGCACGCGCTGCTCTCGATGCAgcggaggaggtggaggacaACGTCAGAGCTACGCCTGCGACAACATCATCCACTTCCGCTTCCGTTCATGGCGTGCAGCACAAACAACCCGTAACGACGAAAGCTTTCGAGCAGAGCAGCTGCACCTTTGACTACATGGAGGTGCTGCGTCTCTCCGTCGACACTTTGTGGCTGACCAAACCCATCTGCTTGGCCCCGCTGCGCAGTTGGTTTAGCAACATCTTTGGTTAG